The Methanobacteriaceae archaeon genomic interval GATTTTATTAAATAAAGTATTATTAGTAATACTATTTAAACTGATACTTATTTCTTAATATTAAAATTAAAAATAAATTCAAGAATTCAATAACTTGACTTAGCATAATTAATAAAAAAATAAAATAAAGGATAGAATTAATTAAATTTCCAGATCTTTTAACCCCTTAATTATCTTCTCTTCTAATTCCAAAATCTTGGCCTTAATTACTTCCGGGGCCTCATACTCTATTTCCTCGTACTCTATTTCTTTATAATTAGAAATGCTCAAAGAATAGTCATTTTCTTTTATTTCATCTAATCGAACAGCAAAGCATTGGGCCTTACGATCTTCCAGATCTTCTTTATTTTTATTTTTATATTTTTCAATAATATCTGGAATATCCCCTTTACCATCAATAAAAGTCCTTTTATCATCTAGGGAATAACCATCGGCCTCCATGTCATAGAACCACACATCTTCTGTAGGTTCTCCTTTAGTAAAGATTAAAATACCAGTGGATACTCCAGCATAAGGCTTGAATACTCCCGATGGCATGGATATAACAGCGTCTAATCTACAATCTTCCAATAATTTTTGTCTGATGGCTTTATGGGCCTTAGAATTTCCAAATAAAACGCCCTGGGGAACAATAACTGCACAACGGCCCCCAATGGTCAAGATGTTGTACATCAGTTCTAAGAATAAAATCTCGGTCTTGGTGGTGTTTATGGAGAAATCATCACTGAGCTCATCTTTATTTATGCTTCCCTTAAATGGTGGGTTGGCCAGTACAACATCAAAATTAGGGTGCTGGCTGTAACGCATAGACAAGGTGTTGGTTTGATCTATCCTTGGATTGCTGATGCCGTGCATCATAAGGTTCATTAAAGAGATTCTTACCATAGTCTGGTCAAAGTCAAACCCATATAATGATTTATTTTTCAGAACTTTGAATTCATTCTGGCTTAATTTATCCCCTTTGAAGTTACGTTCATTTCCATCCTCATCAATCTTTATTAAATCCCGGGAAGTGTTGGCCTTTAAAATGTGCTGGTAGGCATTGACTAAAAAACCAGCGGTACCACAGGCCGGGTCGCAGATGGTTTCCCCGATTTTAGGGTCTAATAATTCCACCATCATCTGGATGATGTGTCTGGGAGTTCTAAATTGGCCGTTTTTACCAGAGGTTTTAAGTTCAGATAAGAGGTACTCGTAGATATCCCCTTTGGTGTCCAGGTTCTGCTCCTTGATGTGCATACCGTCAATGATACTGGTGGCCTCAGTTAATAGAGTACCAGTGGGAATGGCAAAGACTGCATCTTTCATATAACGACTGTATAGTGAGTCATCATCTCCTAAATCTCTAAGGAAAGGAAATACTTTATCCCGGACATGGTCCAGCATCTCATCAGAGGCCATGTTATTCCACTGTGACCAGCGGCAATCAGGACAGTCTTTAAAGAGGGATTCGAATGGTTCTCCACTTAATTGAACATTCTTTTCCTTGGCAATCTCATCATCATCTAAACGTTTCATGAACATTAAGTAGGACATCTGTTCAATGGCCTGCAGGGGATTGGATATCCCACTACTCCAGAACTTATCCCATAACTGATTAATCTTTGATTTGAGGTCTGAATCTAACATACAAGTTCTCCTTTAAAGGCCTTTTGCATTAGGGTATTGAATAGGTTGTCTATTTTTTGTTTTGATTGTGTTTGGTGAGTTTTTAGTGTTTCTACTTGCTGGACGATTTTTCCAAACTGCTCCTGCAATTCATTTGGAGGGTAAATCATTGGAATTGACTCAAAAGTTGTTTTATTAATTATTCCTTTTAAAGCACTTCTAGAAAAATTTTGTAGATAATGTTTAGTATATAAAATTAAATGATATAAAAATAATTCATTTACACCTTTAGGAGTTATGGAGTTAATTTGTTGATTAAAAGCTACATTCCTATCTGTAACTGCAACATTGCCTAAGCAAGATATGCTTCCAGCTATACAAGTTACTAAAATTGAGCCTTTAGGAACTATACGGGCTACTTTCGATCCTTCTTTAGAAAGCCTTTCTTCACTAGTTGTTAAATAAGTAAAAGGCGTATTAATGTTATCTGATTTAATCCATTCAATATAATCTCCATAATACTCGGATATTTTTCTTGAAGGAGTATTGCCCGTTTTAATTTCTCCAAATTCTTTTAATTCCTTCAAATTCCATCCTTTAGAATTTGTTAATGGATTTCCAAACATTTCCAGAAATACACTTTTCAAATATTCATCGGCCAATTCATCCACTTCGGCCCGCCATTCTTTCAGTTTTTCGGCCTTTTCCAGGATTTCGACTATTTTCTTTTGGGTTTCGAGTGGTGGGAGCTTAATGTTAACTTTAGAAAAGTCATTTTTATTTAATAGAGGAACTACGGCTGAAGATGCTATCTTTTCAAGATAAGGTTTCATTCTTTTTATAGCATAATATAAAAAAATAGGATCAACTATATCCTTATTAGGAATTATACTGTTAATTTGCTGGTTTGTACATAATTCACAATCTGATATAGCTATTTTTCCAATATTACCAATGCAAGAAACTAAAACAGATCCTTTTGGTAATAATCTAACCTTCTTTTTTCCAATTTCTGAAATAGTATCTTCTGAAGTAGAAACAAACTTTCTTTTATCCAAATCTGGAGGTTTGATCCAAACTAAATTTCCACCATAATTTTCTGGATCTTTTTTTGGAGGAGTGTTGCCCGTGACAACACTTCCAATATCTTTTATTGTGTAATTTTTCCATTCATTCATAAGATTGCATTTAATTTCTGTTCTTCTTTCCATCTCTGCAACCTCTATTAAGTAAATTATAATCCTTCAATGTCATAAATACCATTATAAATCTTCCATGAGCCACTTTTCATACCAATTGGCTCCATTTCACCATTTTCGTTTTCATAATTCATATGAAAAATAATATCTTTTGATATTTCGTCATCTTCTTTTTGAATTGTAAGATTTACTGTTATTGTAGAAGTCATTGCAGAATCATCAATACTTAGAATTGAGAAATTTTTTATTTGTTTATCCTTAAAAATACCATTTTTCAATTCAAAAACCATTTTTCCTAAAGTATCCTCTTCAAAGAAGCGATAATTTAGTTTTTCAACCATTAATCCATATTTATTGCTTTTCCAAGACTCAAAAAATTCAACTAATGTTCTTTCTGGACTTCCATCCTGATATTCTATTGATGTTCCAAACTCGGGAAAATTTTCATTCACTTTTAACTTTCGTGGTTTCCAATTTGTAATTAGTTCCATTTTCTTTTCATGATCCACAATTGAAGTCATCATATCTCCTATTGTAGGTTTTTCTTTTACTATAGGCACCATACCCTTTGTTTTTATGGCAACAATTCCATCTTTTAAAGCTATTAGTGTTGCCCATGTTTT includes:
- a CDS encoding class I SAM-dependent DNA methyltransferase translates to MLDSDLKSKINQLWDKFWSSGISNPLQAIEQMSYLMFMKRLDDDEIAKEKNVQLSGEPFESLFKDCPDCRWSQWNNMASDEMLDHVRDKVFPFLRDLGDDDSLYSRYMKDAVFAIPTGTLLTEATSIIDGMHIKEQNLDTKGDIYEYLLSELKTSGKNGQFRTPRHIIQMMVELLDPKIGETICDPACGTAGFLVNAYQHILKANTSRDLIKIDEDGNERNFKGDKLSQNEFKVLKNKSLYGFDFDQTMVRISLMNLMMHGISNPRIDQTNTLSMRYSQHPNFDVVLANPPFKGSINKDELSDDFSINTTKTEILFLELMYNILTIGGRCAVIVPQGVLFGNSKAHKAIRQKLLEDCRLDAVISMPSGVFKPYAGVSTGILIFTKGEPTEDVWFYDMEADGYSLDDKRTFIDGKGDIPDIIEKYKNKNKEDLEDRKAQCFAVRLDEIKENDYSLSISNYKEIEYEEIEYEAPEVIKAKILELEEKIIKGLKDLEI
- a CDS encoding restriction endonuclease subunit S; the encoded protein is MERRTEIKCNLMNEWKNYTIKDIGSVVTGNTPPKKDPENYGGNLVWIKPPDLDKRKFVSTSEDTISEIGKKKVRLLPKGSVLVSCIGNIGKIAISDCELCTNQQINSIIPNKDIVDPIFLYYAIKRMKPYLEKIASSAVVPLLNKNDFSKVNIKLPPLETQKKIVEILEKAEKLKEWRAEVDELADEYLKSVFLEMFGNPLTNSKGWNLKELKEFGEIKTGNTPSRKISEYYGDYIEWIKSDNINTPFTYLTTSEERLSKEGSKVARIVPKGSILVTCIAGSISCLGNVAVTDRNVAFNQQINSITPKGVNELFLYHLILYTKHYLQNFSRSALKGIINKTTFESIPMIYPPNELQEQFGKIVQQVETLKTHQTQSKQKIDNLFNTLMQKAFKGELVC